A part of Carassius auratus strain Wakin unplaced genomic scaffold, ASM336829v1 scaf_tig00216561, whole genome shotgun sequence genomic DNA contains:
- the LOC113098460 gene encoding von Willebrand factor A domain-containing protein 5A-like isoform X8, which yields MVNCCDLVSEKNEPVPLKSISVELQVRDHVASVSSCLQYVNEEERPLEAVFVFPLPADAAVCHFSARIGEQEIVAEVQDKQSARDQYDDAVSSGQQAFLLEESEESSDVFKLSVGCLSPGQKASITIVYIIELSVQADDALRFCLPAVLNPRYTPAVSAAGVPEVSSASVIPYTLSLSVEVRSSDRISKLESSCPLDPLEFLDAQHTHATVNLTAGHRFDKDVELFLYYENSHQPSAVVEAGASAAPSGSLMGDPALMISLYPEFPADVMSSLASRGEFIFVVDRSGSMDCKMHHGNDAQMRIESARDTLLLLLKSLPMGCYFNIYGFGSHFESFFPQSVVYSEDTMEEALKRVKSMSADMGGTEILQPLKHIYSQPCYPDHPRQLFIFTDGEVWNTKEVLDLVKRHVYSHRCFSFGIGEGASTALITGMAREGSGHAQFITGTDRMQPKVMQSLRFALQPAVDNISVDWTVPEGVKVDMLSSSINTLFQGQRALIYAQIKGQSSGKKEGAVTVKYKLKDQPVTNQLQFTLQPTEDTGLTIHRLAARSVIRSLELEERAEGADAENVRKRIVELSVQAGVSSAHTAFIGINKDHNQTVKGPLLQRRVPVAHMLQMSMMQCQPMGMCAMALQMDFDSTMHYSMASSNSMIESDDESDQTEAEPLKDPVLQLVSLQKATGCWELNASLAAVFGKTEDEVTNQKTAQVDGSVWATVLALIWLYAFKSDQQVEWQFVAMKAASWVRSQKPDSLSQCVCDGNALLGCQVTEDMLGI from the exons ATGGTGAACTGCTGTGATCTCGTGTCTGAAAAAAATGAACCAG TTCCTCTGAAGAGTATCTCGGTGGAGCTGCAGGTCCGGGATCACGTGGCCTCCGTCAGCTCCTGTCTGCAGTATGTGAACGAGGAGGAGCGTCCGCTGGAGGCCGTGTTCGTCTTCCCGCTGCCCGCCGACGCCGCGGTCTGTCACTTCAGCGCCAGGATCGGAGAGCAGGAGATTGTGGCCGAGGTGCAGGACAAACAGAGT GCGCGGGATCAGTATGATGATGCTGTGAGCTCGGGCCAGCAGGCGTTTCTGCTGGAAGAGAGCGAGGAGAGTTCAGATGTGTTCAAACTGAGTGTGGGCTGTTTGTCTCCGGGTCAGAAGGCCTCCATCACCATCGTCTACATCATCGAGCTCAGTGTCCAGGCCGATGACGCGCTGCGCTTCTGTCTGCCCGCTGTACTCAACCCACGATACACACCTGCAG TTTCAGCGGCTGGTGTTCCAGAAGTTTCCTCAGCATCAGTTATTCCTTACACTCTGTCTCTGAGTGTTGAAGTGAGATCTTCAGACCGTATCTCCAAACTCGAGTCCAGCTGCCCTCTGGATCCTCTGGAGTTCCTCGACGCGCAACACACTCATGCCAcg gtgaatCTGACTGCTGGTCACCGGTTCGATAAGGATGTGGAGCTGTTTCTGTATTATGAAAATTCCCATCAGCCCTCTGCTGTCGTGGAGGCAGGAGCGTCTGCGGCTCCGTCAG GTTCTCTGATGGGCGACCCAGCGCTCATGATCAGTCTGTACCCAGAGTTCCCTGCAGATGTGATGTCATCACTGGCGTCTCGGGGCGAATTCATTTTTGTAGTTGACAGGTCAGGCAGTATGGACTGCAAGATGCATCATGGGAATGACGCACAGATGCGCATCGAAAGTGCAAGA GacacgctgctgctgctgctgaagagTTTGCCCATGGGATGCTACTTCAACATCTACGGATTCGGATCTCACTTTGAGTCCTTCTTTCC TCAGAGTGTTGTGTACAGCGAGGACACGATGGAAGAGGCTCTGAAGAGAGTGAAGAGCATGAGCGCAGACATGGGCGGCACAGAGATCCTACAGCCGCTTAAACACATCTACAGTCAGCCCTGTTACCCAGATCACCCTCGACAG cTGTTCATCTTCACTGATGGAGAGGTGTGGAACACTAAGGAGGTGCTGGATCTGGTGAAGAGGCACGTTTACTCTCACAG GTGTTTCTCCTTCGGGATCGGTGAGGGTGCGAGTACGGCTCTCATCACAGGAATGGCCAGAGAAGGTTCTGGTCACGCTCAGTTCATCACAGGCACTGACCGCATGCAGCCCAAA GTGATGCAGTCGCTCAGGTTTGCTCTCCAGCCGGCCGTGGATAATATCTCTGTGGACTGGACCGTTCCCGAGGGTGTGAAGGTGGACATGCTGTCTTCATCCATCAATACTCTGTTCCAGGGTCAGAGAGCGCTCATCTACGCTCAGATTAAAGGACAG AGTTCAGGAAAGAAGGAAGGCGCTGTGACCGTGAAATACAAGCTGAAAGATCAACCTGTGACTAACCAGCTTCAGTTTACCTTACAACCAACGGAGGACACAGg ACTGACGATCCACCGGCTGGCAGCCCGGTCTGTGATCCGCTCTCTGGAGCTGGAGGAACGAGCCGAAGGAGCAGACGCAGAGAACGTCAGGAAAAGGATTGTGGAGCTCAGTGTTCAGGCAGGAGTGAGCAGTGCTCATACAGCCTTCATCGGCATTAATAAAGACCACAATCAGACAGTGAAAGGACCGCTGCTGCAGAGGAGAGTGCCAGTAGCAC ATATGCTTCAGATGTCTATGATGCAATGTCAACCTATGGGAATGTGTG CAATGGCTCTTCAAATGGATTTTGATTCTACAATGC actattCCATGGCCTCGTCCAACTCAATGATTGAAAGTGATGATGAGTCAGATCAGA CAGAAGCTGAGCCCCTGAAGGACCCTGTGCTCCAGCTGGTTTCTCTTCAGAAGGCCACGGGATGCTGGGAGCTCAACGCCTCATTGGCTGCTGTGTTTGGGAAGACAGAGGACGAAGTGACCAATCAGAAAACAGCACAG GTGGACGGGTCAGTGTGGGCCACCGTCCTCGCTCTCATCTGGTTATATGCATTTAAATCAGATCAGCAGGTGGAGTGGCAGTTTGTGGCCATGAAGGCGGCGTCATGGGTCCGCTCTCAGAAAC cagacagcctgtctcagtgtgtgtgtgatgggaacGCTCTGTTGGGGTGTCAGGTGACTGAAGACATGCTGGGAATCTGA
- the LOC113098460 gene encoding von Willebrand factor A domain-containing protein 5A-like isoform X4, translated as MVNCCDLVSEKNEPVPLKSISVELQVRDHVASVSSCLQYVNEEERPLEAVFVFPLPADAAVCHFSARIGEQEIVAEVQDKQSARDQYDDAVSSGQQAFLLEESEESSDVFKLSVGCLSPGQKASITIVYIIELSVQADDALRFCLPAVLNPRYTPAVSAAGVPEVSSASVIPYTLSLSVEVRSSDRISKLESSCPLDPLEFLDAQHTHATVNLTAGHRFDKDVELFLYYENSHQPSAVVEAGASAAPSGSLMGDPALMISLYPEFPADVMSSLASRGEFIFVVDRSGSMDCKMHHGNDAQMRIESARDTLLLLLKSLPMGCYFNIYGFGSHFESFFPQSVVYSEDTMEEALKRVKSMSADMGGTEILQPLKHIYSQPCYPDHPRQLFIFTDGEVWNTKEVLDLVKRHVYSHRCFSFGIGEGASTALITGMAREGSGHAQFITGTDRMQPKVMQSLRFALQPAVDNISVDWTVPEGVKVDMLSSSINTLFQGQRALIYAQIKGQSSGKKEGAVTVKYKLKDQPVTNQLQFTLQPTEDTGLTIHRLAARSVIRSLELEERAEGADAENVRKRIVELSVQAGVSSAHTAFIGINKDHNQTVKGPLLQRRVPVAHMLQMSMMQCQPMGMCALGFPSLFSGMVVQRARPMALQMDFDSTMHYSMASSNSMIESDDESDQKAEPLKDPVLQLVSLQKATGCWELNASLAAVFGKTEDEVTNQKTAQVDGSVWATVLALIWLYAFKSDQQVEWQFVAMKAASWVRSQKHSLSQCVCDGNALLGCQVTEDMLGI; from the exons ATGGTGAACTGCTGTGATCTCGTGTCTGAAAAAAATGAACCAG TTCCTCTGAAGAGTATCTCGGTGGAGCTGCAGGTCCGGGATCACGTGGCCTCCGTCAGCTCCTGTCTGCAGTATGTGAACGAGGAGGAGCGTCCGCTGGAGGCCGTGTTCGTCTTCCCGCTGCCCGCCGACGCCGCGGTCTGTCACTTCAGCGCCAGGATCGGAGAGCAGGAGATTGTGGCCGAGGTGCAGGACAAACAGAGT GCGCGGGATCAGTATGATGATGCTGTGAGCTCGGGCCAGCAGGCGTTTCTGCTGGAAGAGAGCGAGGAGAGTTCAGATGTGTTCAAACTGAGTGTGGGCTGTTTGTCTCCGGGTCAGAAGGCCTCCATCACCATCGTCTACATCATCGAGCTCAGTGTCCAGGCCGATGACGCGCTGCGCTTCTGTCTGCCCGCTGTACTCAACCCACGATACACACCTGCAG TTTCAGCGGCTGGTGTTCCAGAAGTTTCCTCAGCATCAGTTATTCCTTACACTCTGTCTCTGAGTGTTGAAGTGAGATCTTCAGACCGTATCTCCAAACTCGAGTCCAGCTGCCCTCTGGATCCTCTGGAGTTCCTCGACGCGCAACACACTCATGCCAcg gtgaatCTGACTGCTGGTCACCGGTTCGATAAGGATGTGGAGCTGTTTCTGTATTATGAAAATTCCCATCAGCCCTCTGCTGTCGTGGAGGCAGGAGCGTCTGCGGCTCCGTCAG GTTCTCTGATGGGCGACCCAGCGCTCATGATCAGTCTGTACCCAGAGTTCCCTGCAGATGTGATGTCATCACTGGCGTCTCGGGGCGAATTCATTTTTGTAGTTGACAGGTCAGGCAGTATGGACTGCAAGATGCATCATGGGAATGACGCACAGATGCGCATCGAAAGTGCAAGA GacacgctgctgctgctgctgaagagTTTGCCCATGGGATGCTACTTCAACATCTACGGATTCGGATCTCACTTTGAGTCCTTCTTTCC TCAGAGTGTTGTGTACAGCGAGGACACGATGGAAGAGGCTCTGAAGAGAGTGAAGAGCATGAGCGCAGACATGGGCGGCACAGAGATCCTACAGCCGCTTAAACACATCTACAGTCAGCCCTGTTACCCAGATCACCCTCGACAG cTGTTCATCTTCACTGATGGAGAGGTGTGGAACACTAAGGAGGTGCTGGATCTGGTGAAGAGGCACGTTTACTCTCACAG GTGTTTCTCCTTCGGGATCGGTGAGGGTGCGAGTACGGCTCTCATCACAGGAATGGCCAGAGAAGGTTCTGGTCACGCTCAGTTCATCACAGGCACTGACCGCATGCAGCCCAAA GTGATGCAGTCGCTCAGGTTTGCTCTCCAGCCGGCCGTGGATAATATCTCTGTGGACTGGACCGTTCCCGAGGGTGTGAAGGTGGACATGCTGTCTTCATCCATCAATACTCTGTTCCAGGGTCAGAGAGCGCTCATCTACGCTCAGATTAAAGGACAG AGTTCAGGAAAGAAGGAAGGCGCTGTGACCGTGAAATACAAGCTGAAAGATCAACCTGTGACTAACCAGCTTCAGTTTACCTTACAACCAACGGAGGACACAGg ACTGACGATCCACCGGCTGGCAGCCCGGTCTGTGATCCGCTCTCTGGAGCTGGAGGAACGAGCCGAAGGAGCAGACGCAGAGAACGTCAGGAAAAGGATTGTGGAGCTCAGTGTTCAGGCAGGAGTGAGCAGTGCTCATACAGCCTTCATCGGCATTAATAAAGACCACAATCAGACAGTGAAAGGACCGCTGCTGCAGAGGAGAGTGCCAGTAGCAC ATATGCTTCAGATGTCTATGATGCAATGTCAACCTATGGGAATGTGTG CCCTGGGTTTTCCCTCTCTTTTCTCAGGAATGGTTGTCCAAAGGGCACGGC CAATGGCTCTTCAAATGGATTTTGATTCTACAATGC actattCCATGGCCTCGTCCAACTCAATGATTGAAAGTGATGATGAGTCAGATCAGA AAGCTGAGCCCCTGAAGGACCCTGTGCTCCAGCTGGTTTCTCTTCAGAAGGCCACGGGATGCTGGGAGCTCAACGCCTCATTGGCTGCTGTGTTTGGGAAGACAGAGGACGAAGTGACCAATCAGAAAACAGCACAG GTGGACGGGTCAGTGTGGGCCACCGTCCTCGCTCTCATCTGGTTATATGCATTTAAATCAGATCAGCAGGTGGAGTGGCAGTTTGTGGCCATGAAGGCGGCGTCATGGGTCCGCTCTCAGAAAC acagcctgtctcagtgtgtgtgtgatgggaacGCTCTGTTGGGGTGTCAGGTGACTGAAGACATGCTGGGAATCTGA
- the LOC113098460 gene encoding von Willebrand factor A domain-containing protein 5A-like isoform X12, protein MVNCCDLVSEKNEPVPLKSISVELQVRDHVASVSSCLQYVNEEERPLEAVFVFPLPADAAVCHFSARIGEQEIVAEVQDKQSARDQYDDAVSSGQQAFLLEESEESSDVFKLSVGCLSPGQKASITIVYIIELSVQADDALRFCLPAVLNPRYTPAVSAAGVPEVSSASVIPYTLSLSVEVRSSDRISKLESSCPLDPLEFLDAQHTHATVNLTAGHRFDKDVELFLYYENSHQPSAVVEAGASAAPSGSLMGDPALMISLYPEFPADVMSSLASRGEFIFVVDRSGSMDCKMHHGNDAQMRIESARDTLLLLLKSLPMGCYFNIYGFGSHFESFFPQSVVYSEDTMEEALKRVKSMSADMGGTEILQPLKHIYSQPCYPDHPRQLFIFTDGEVWNTKEVLDLVKRHVYSHRCFSFGIGEGASTALITGMAREGSGHAQFITGTDRMQPKVMQSLRFALQPAVDNISVDWTVPEGVKVDMLSSSINTLFQGQRALIYAQIKGQSSGKKEGAVTVKYKLKDQPVTNQLQFTLQPTEDTGLTIHRLAARSVIRSLELEERAEGADAENVRKRIVELSVQAGVSSAHTAFIGINKDHNQTVKGPLLQRRVPVAPMALQMDFDSTMHYSMASSNSMIESDDESDQTEAEPLKDPVLQLVSLQKATGCWELNASLAAVFGKTEDEVTNQKTAQVDGSVWATVLALIWLYAFKSDQQVEWQFVAMKAASWVRSQKPDSLSQCVCDGNALLGCQVTEDMLGI, encoded by the exons ATGGTGAACTGCTGTGATCTCGTGTCTGAAAAAAATGAACCAG TTCCTCTGAAGAGTATCTCGGTGGAGCTGCAGGTCCGGGATCACGTGGCCTCCGTCAGCTCCTGTCTGCAGTATGTGAACGAGGAGGAGCGTCCGCTGGAGGCCGTGTTCGTCTTCCCGCTGCCCGCCGACGCCGCGGTCTGTCACTTCAGCGCCAGGATCGGAGAGCAGGAGATTGTGGCCGAGGTGCAGGACAAACAGAGT GCGCGGGATCAGTATGATGATGCTGTGAGCTCGGGCCAGCAGGCGTTTCTGCTGGAAGAGAGCGAGGAGAGTTCAGATGTGTTCAAACTGAGTGTGGGCTGTTTGTCTCCGGGTCAGAAGGCCTCCATCACCATCGTCTACATCATCGAGCTCAGTGTCCAGGCCGATGACGCGCTGCGCTTCTGTCTGCCCGCTGTACTCAACCCACGATACACACCTGCAG TTTCAGCGGCTGGTGTTCCAGAAGTTTCCTCAGCATCAGTTATTCCTTACACTCTGTCTCTGAGTGTTGAAGTGAGATCTTCAGACCGTATCTCCAAACTCGAGTCCAGCTGCCCTCTGGATCCTCTGGAGTTCCTCGACGCGCAACACACTCATGCCAcg gtgaatCTGACTGCTGGTCACCGGTTCGATAAGGATGTGGAGCTGTTTCTGTATTATGAAAATTCCCATCAGCCCTCTGCTGTCGTGGAGGCAGGAGCGTCTGCGGCTCCGTCAG GTTCTCTGATGGGCGACCCAGCGCTCATGATCAGTCTGTACCCAGAGTTCCCTGCAGATGTGATGTCATCACTGGCGTCTCGGGGCGAATTCATTTTTGTAGTTGACAGGTCAGGCAGTATGGACTGCAAGATGCATCATGGGAATGACGCACAGATGCGCATCGAAAGTGCAAGA GacacgctgctgctgctgctgaagagTTTGCCCATGGGATGCTACTTCAACATCTACGGATTCGGATCTCACTTTGAGTCCTTCTTTCC TCAGAGTGTTGTGTACAGCGAGGACACGATGGAAGAGGCTCTGAAGAGAGTGAAGAGCATGAGCGCAGACATGGGCGGCACAGAGATCCTACAGCCGCTTAAACACATCTACAGTCAGCCCTGTTACCCAGATCACCCTCGACAG cTGTTCATCTTCACTGATGGAGAGGTGTGGAACACTAAGGAGGTGCTGGATCTGGTGAAGAGGCACGTTTACTCTCACAG GTGTTTCTCCTTCGGGATCGGTGAGGGTGCGAGTACGGCTCTCATCACAGGAATGGCCAGAGAAGGTTCTGGTCACGCTCAGTTCATCACAGGCACTGACCGCATGCAGCCCAAA GTGATGCAGTCGCTCAGGTTTGCTCTCCAGCCGGCCGTGGATAATATCTCTGTGGACTGGACCGTTCCCGAGGGTGTGAAGGTGGACATGCTGTCTTCATCCATCAATACTCTGTTCCAGGGTCAGAGAGCGCTCATCTACGCTCAGATTAAAGGACAG AGTTCAGGAAAGAAGGAAGGCGCTGTGACCGTGAAATACAAGCTGAAAGATCAACCTGTGACTAACCAGCTTCAGTTTACCTTACAACCAACGGAGGACACAGg ACTGACGATCCACCGGCTGGCAGCCCGGTCTGTGATCCGCTCTCTGGAGCTGGAGGAACGAGCCGAAGGAGCAGACGCAGAGAACGTCAGGAAAAGGATTGTGGAGCTCAGTGTTCAGGCAGGAGTGAGCAGTGCTCATACAGCCTTCATCGGCATTAATAAAGACCACAATCAGACAGTGAAAGGACCGCTGCTGCAGAGGAGAGTGCCAGTAGCAC CAATGGCTCTTCAAATGGATTTTGATTCTACAATGC actattCCATGGCCTCGTCCAACTCAATGATTGAAAGTGATGATGAGTCAGATCAGA CAGAAGCTGAGCCCCTGAAGGACCCTGTGCTCCAGCTGGTTTCTCTTCAGAAGGCCACGGGATGCTGGGAGCTCAACGCCTCATTGGCTGCTGTGTTTGGGAAGACAGAGGACGAAGTGACCAATCAGAAAACAGCACAG GTGGACGGGTCAGTGTGGGCCACCGTCCTCGCTCTCATCTGGTTATATGCATTTAAATCAGATCAGCAGGTGGAGTGGCAGTTTGTGGCCATGAAGGCGGCGTCATGGGTCCGCTCTCAGAAAC cagacagcctgtctcagtgtgtgtgtgatgggaacGCTCTGTTGGGGTGTCAGGTGACTGAAGACATGCTGGGAATCTGA
- the LOC113098460 gene encoding von Willebrand factor A domain-containing protein 5A-like isoform X11, with amino-acid sequence MVNCCDLVSEKNEPVPLKSISVELQVRDHVASVSSCLQYVNEEERPLEAVFVFPLPADAAVCHFSARIGEQEIVAEVQDKQSARDQYDDAVSSGQQAFLLEESEESSDVFKLSVGCLSPGQKASITIVYIIELSVQADDALRFCLPAVLNPRYTPAVSAAGVPEVSSASVIPYTLSLSVEVRSSDRISKLESSCPLDPLEFLDAQHTHATVNLTAGHRFDKDVELFLYYENSHQPSAVVEAGASAAPSGSLMGDPALMISLYPEFPADVMSSLASRGEFIFVVDRSGSMDCKMHHGNDAQMRIESARDTLLLLLKSLPMGCYFNIYGFGSHFESFFPQSVVYSEDTMEEALKRVKSMSADMGGTEILQPLKHIYSQPCYPDHPRQLFIFTDGEVWNTKEVLDLVKRHVYSHRCFSFGIGEGASTALITGMAREGSGHAQFITGTDRMQPKVMQSLRFALQPAVDNISVDWTVPEGVKVDMLSSSINTLFQGQRALIYAQIKGQSSGKKEGAVTVKYKLKDQPVTNQLQFTLQPTEDTGLTIHRLAARSVIRSLELEERAEGADAENVRKRIVELSVQAGVSSAHTAFIGINKDHNQTVKGPLLQRRVPVARMVVQRARPMALQMDFDSTMHYSMASSNSMIESDDESDQKAEPLKDPVLQLVSLQKATGCWELNASLAAVFGKTEDEVTNQKTAQVDGSVWATVLALIWLYAFKSDQQVEWQFVAMKAASWVRSQKPDSLSQCVCDGNALLGCQVTEDMLGI; translated from the exons ATGGTGAACTGCTGTGATCTCGTGTCTGAAAAAAATGAACCAG TTCCTCTGAAGAGTATCTCGGTGGAGCTGCAGGTCCGGGATCACGTGGCCTCCGTCAGCTCCTGTCTGCAGTATGTGAACGAGGAGGAGCGTCCGCTGGAGGCCGTGTTCGTCTTCCCGCTGCCCGCCGACGCCGCGGTCTGTCACTTCAGCGCCAGGATCGGAGAGCAGGAGATTGTGGCCGAGGTGCAGGACAAACAGAGT GCGCGGGATCAGTATGATGATGCTGTGAGCTCGGGCCAGCAGGCGTTTCTGCTGGAAGAGAGCGAGGAGAGTTCAGATGTGTTCAAACTGAGTGTGGGCTGTTTGTCTCCGGGTCAGAAGGCCTCCATCACCATCGTCTACATCATCGAGCTCAGTGTCCAGGCCGATGACGCGCTGCGCTTCTGTCTGCCCGCTGTACTCAACCCACGATACACACCTGCAG TTTCAGCGGCTGGTGTTCCAGAAGTTTCCTCAGCATCAGTTATTCCTTACACTCTGTCTCTGAGTGTTGAAGTGAGATCTTCAGACCGTATCTCCAAACTCGAGTCCAGCTGCCCTCTGGATCCTCTGGAGTTCCTCGACGCGCAACACACTCATGCCAcg gtgaatCTGACTGCTGGTCACCGGTTCGATAAGGATGTGGAGCTGTTTCTGTATTATGAAAATTCCCATCAGCCCTCTGCTGTCGTGGAGGCAGGAGCGTCTGCGGCTCCGTCAG GTTCTCTGATGGGCGACCCAGCGCTCATGATCAGTCTGTACCCAGAGTTCCCTGCAGATGTGATGTCATCACTGGCGTCTCGGGGCGAATTCATTTTTGTAGTTGACAGGTCAGGCAGTATGGACTGCAAGATGCATCATGGGAATGACGCACAGATGCGCATCGAAAGTGCAAGA GacacgctgctgctgctgctgaagagTTTGCCCATGGGATGCTACTTCAACATCTACGGATTCGGATCTCACTTTGAGTCCTTCTTTCC TCAGAGTGTTGTGTACAGCGAGGACACGATGGAAGAGGCTCTGAAGAGAGTGAAGAGCATGAGCGCAGACATGGGCGGCACAGAGATCCTACAGCCGCTTAAACACATCTACAGTCAGCCCTGTTACCCAGATCACCCTCGACAG cTGTTCATCTTCACTGATGGAGAGGTGTGGAACACTAAGGAGGTGCTGGATCTGGTGAAGAGGCACGTTTACTCTCACAG GTGTTTCTCCTTCGGGATCGGTGAGGGTGCGAGTACGGCTCTCATCACAGGAATGGCCAGAGAAGGTTCTGGTCACGCTCAGTTCATCACAGGCACTGACCGCATGCAGCCCAAA GTGATGCAGTCGCTCAGGTTTGCTCTCCAGCCGGCCGTGGATAATATCTCTGTGGACTGGACCGTTCCCGAGGGTGTGAAGGTGGACATGCTGTCTTCATCCATCAATACTCTGTTCCAGGGTCAGAGAGCGCTCATCTACGCTCAGATTAAAGGACAG AGTTCAGGAAAGAAGGAAGGCGCTGTGACCGTGAAATACAAGCTGAAAGATCAACCTGTGACTAACCAGCTTCAGTTTACCTTACAACCAACGGAGGACACAGg ACTGACGATCCACCGGCTGGCAGCCCGGTCTGTGATCCGCTCTCTGGAGCTGGAGGAACGAGCCGAAGGAGCAGACGCAGAGAACGTCAGGAAAAGGATTGTGGAGCTCAGTGTTCAGGCAGGAGTGAGCAGTGCTCATACAGCCTTCATCGGCATTAATAAAGACCACAATCAGACAGTGAAAGGACCGCTGCTGCAGAGGAGAGTGCCAGTAGCAC GAATGGTTGTCCAAAGGGCACGGC CAATGGCTCTTCAAATGGATTTTGATTCTACAATGC actattCCATGGCCTCGTCCAACTCAATGATTGAAAGTGATGATGAGTCAGATCAGA AAGCTGAGCCCCTGAAGGACCCTGTGCTCCAGCTGGTTTCTCTTCAGAAGGCCACGGGATGCTGGGAGCTCAACGCCTCATTGGCTGCTGTGTTTGGGAAGACAGAGGACGAAGTGACCAATCAGAAAACAGCACAG GTGGACGGGTCAGTGTGGGCCACCGTCCTCGCTCTCATCTGGTTATATGCATTTAAATCAGATCAGCAGGTGGAGTGGCAGTTTGTGGCCATGAAGGCGGCGTCATGGGTCCGCTCTCAGAAAC cagacagcctgtctcagtgtgtgtgtgatgggaacGCTCTGTTGGGGTGTCAGGTGACTGAAGACATGCTGGGAATCTGA